The Lucilia cuprina isolate Lc7/37 chromosome 5, ASM2204524v1, whole genome shotgun sequence genome includes a window with the following:
- the LOC111687938 gene encoding protein CEPU-1-like, whose translation MMFIRILLAILFYRGIECQYKTIESDFTMNQDEVFKQNQNQDIYKMNKPLDRGPYFDTSATKNVTSLVGRTAHLNCRIKNLGNKTVSWIRHRDLHLLTVGETTYTSDQRFTSIYNKLSEDWSLQIKYPQLKDSGTYECQVSTTPPVGYTMVFSVVEPITTIPGGPELYIDVGSTVNLTCIVKHLPDPPTSVHWTHNNEEINYDSPRGGVSVITEKGDITTSYLLIQRATIADSGMYTCLPSNANPKSVTVHILQGEHPAAVQGTKKITSYVINIPIILVLNLYLL comes from the coding sequence ATGATGTTCATTCGTATTCTATtagcaatattattttatagaggAATTGAGTGTCAATACAAAACGATTGAAAGTGATTTCACAATGAATCAAGACGAAgtctttaaacaaaatcaaaatcaagacatttataaaatgaataaacCCCTCGATCGGGGACCATATTTTGATACGTCGGCAACGAAAAATGTTACCTCGCTGGTGGGACGGACGGCTCATCTGAATTGTCGCATCAAGAATTTGGGCAATAAAACTGTATCCTGGATACGTCACAGAGATTTGCATTTGTTAACAGTGGGTGAAACCACATACACATCGGACCAACGTTTTACGAGCATATACAATAAACTATCCGAGGATTGGTCGTTACAAATCAAATATCCCCAATTAAAAGATTCTGGCACCTATGAGTGCCAAGTCTCCACCACGCCACCCGTCGGCTATACAATGGTCTTTTCGGTGGTAGAACCCATCACAACAATACCCGGCGGACCCGAACTCTATATAGATGTGGGATCAACGGTGAATTTAACGTGTATTGTTAAGCATCTGCCCGATCCACCCACCTCAGTACATTGGACCCACAATAACGAAGAAATCAACTATGATTCACCGCGCGGTGGTGTTTCGGTCATAACGGAAAAAGGCGATATAACAACCTCTTACTTATTAATACAACGTGCAACGATAGCCGATTCTGGTATGTACACCTGTCTGCCCTCGAATGCAAATCCCAAATCCGTTACCGTACACATACTACAGGGTGAACATCCTGCCGCTGTTCAGGGCACCAAAAAGATAACTTCATATGTCATCAATATACCCATAATATTAGTgttgaatttatatttgttatga